In Silene latifolia isolate original U9 population chromosome 3, ASM4854445v1, whole genome shotgun sequence, a single window of DNA contains:
- the LOC141648020 gene encoding magnesium transporter MRS2-4, with the protein MGKNPFSIHRTISRRRHKKSPIAPPTPPQEAAIEVVPMASTKVKKKMGAALRLWMKFDKSGQSELIEWDKTTIIKRVGIPPRDLRILGPIFSQSSSILARERAMIVNLEFIKAIVTAEEVLLLDPLRQEVLPFVDQLRQQLPLKISDARNKASPGKAQDNEAHSTVGKWTHAAEALEDEQQELPFEFQVLEIALEVVCSYLDSNVTELEKNAYPVLDELARNVSTKNLERVRSLKSNLTRMLAQVQKVRDEIEHLLDDNEDMAQLYLTRKLIQYQQSEALLNSAASNSIVPAPRLQRMSSYRSGSMMTGSHWDDDVEDLEMLLEAYFMQLDGTRNKILSVREYIDDTEDYVNIQLDNQRNELIQLQLTLTIASFAITIDTLIAGIFGMNIPCKLYNIDGIFGYVIGGATALCFLIFLFILGYARWKKLLGS; encoded by the exons ATGGGGAAAAACCCTTTCTCAATTCACCGCACAATCAGCCGCCGCCGCCATAAGAAATCGCCGATTGCTCCTCCTACGCCGCCTCAGGAGGCGGCGATCGAGGTGGTTCCAATGGCGTCGacgaaggtgaagaagaagatggGTGCTGCATTGAGATTATGGATGAAGTTTGATAAGTCTGGACAATCAGAGTTAATTGAGTGGGATAAGACTACTATAATCAAACGCGTTGGTATTCCTCCTCGAGATTTACGTATTTTAGGCCCTATTTTCTCTCAATCCTCTAGTATTCTTG CACGAGAGAGAGCCATGATTGTCAATTTAGAGTTCATAAAGGCCATAGTTACTGCTGAAGAGGTTCTTTTGCTTGATCCTCTGCGTCAGGAGGTTCTCCCGTTTGTAGATCAGCTCCGGCAGCAGCTTCCTCTTAAAATCTCCGACGCGAGGAATAAAGCAAGTCCAGGAAAAGCTCAAGATAATGAAGCACATTCTACAGTGGGAAAATGGACACACGCTGCTGAAGCTCTTGAAGATGAGCAGCAGGAGCTTCCTTTCGAATTTCAGGTTTTGGAAATTGCATTGGAGGTGGTGTGTTCATATTTGGATTCCAATGTTACCGAGCTTGAGAAAAATGCTTATCCTGTCCTAGATGAGTTGGCTCGTAATGTGAGTACCAAAAATCTTGAACGTGTGAGAAGTTTGAAAAGTAACCTCACCCgtatgcttgctcaagttcaaaag gtAAGGGATGAAATTGAGCATCTTTTGGATGACAATGAAGACATGGCTCAATTATATCTTACAAGGAAGTTGATTCAATACCAACAATCTGAAGCGTTATTGAATTCTGCTGCTTCAAATTCTATAGTCCCTGCACCTCGTCTTCAGCGAATGAGTTCTTACCGGAGTGGGAGCATGATGACTGGCAGCCACTGggatgatgatgttgaagatCTTGAAATGTTGCTGGAAGCTTATTTCATGCAGTTGGATGGGACGAGGAACAAGATATTATCT GTGAGGGAATACATTGATGACACAGAAGATTACGTGAACATCCAACTTGACAACCAGCGTAATGAACTTATTCAATTGCAGCTGACACTGACCATTGCGTCATTCGCTATTACGATTGATACTCTCATTGCAGGAATCTTTGGCATGAACATACCGTGTAAATTGTACAATATTGATGGTATATTTGGCTATGTTATAGGTGGTGCAACCGCTCTCTGTTTCCTGATTTTTCTCTTCATTTTAGGATATGCAAGATGGAAGAAGCTACTTGGCTCATGA